The Streptomyces sp. Alt3 genome has a segment encoding these proteins:
- a CDS encoding pseudouridine synthase, which translates to MRGRAKPPAAPLPQRAGVDPVRVRLPADPAGAWPTVRDHLLDRFAGAIGTVRVDAMLAEGRFVGADGCAVRPDEPYTAGRHLWFHRDFAPEEPVPFPVGIVHRDERLVVADKPHFLATTPRGRHITETLVARLRDTLGLPGLQPAHRLDRLTAGLVLCVVRAGDRGAYQTLFRDRLVRKEYEGVAAYDPELVLPRTVRSRIVKERGVIAAREEPGTVNSESRIELLEHRGALGHYRLLPATGRTHQLRVHMNALGLPLVDDPVYPVVEPDPEREDFGRPLQLLAKVLEFTDPVTGVPRRFESGLRLSAWPDR; encoded by the coding sequence ATGAGAGGACGGGCGAAGCCCCCGGCCGCCCCGCTCCCCCAGCGCGCGGGCGTCGACCCGGTGCGGGTGCGGCTGCCCGCGGACCCGGCCGGGGCCTGGCCCACCGTCCGGGACCACCTGCTGGACCGGTTCGCGGGCGCGATCGGCACCGTGCGGGTGGACGCCATGCTGGCCGAGGGCCGGTTCGTCGGGGCGGACGGCTGCGCCGTGCGCCCCGACGAGCCGTACACCGCCGGGCGTCACCTCTGGTTCCACCGCGACTTCGCCCCCGAGGAGCCGGTGCCCTTCCCCGTCGGCATCGTCCACCGCGACGAACGCCTGGTGGTCGCGGACAAGCCGCACTTCCTGGCCACCACCCCGCGCGGCCGGCACATCACCGAGACCCTGGTCGCCCGGCTGCGTGACACCCTGGGGCTGCCCGGACTGCAGCCCGCGCACCGACTGGACCGGCTGACGGCGGGCCTGGTGCTCTGCGTCGTACGGGCCGGGGACCGCGGGGCGTACCAGACGCTGTTCCGGGACCGGCTGGTGCGCAAGGAGTACGAGGGGGTCGCCGCGTACGATCCGGAGCTCGTGCTGCCCAGGACTGTTAGGAGCCGGATCGTCAAGGAGCGTGGGGTCATCGCCGCGCGCGAGGAGCCGGGGACGGTGAACAGCGAGAGCCGGATCGAACTACTGGAGCACCGGGGCGCTCTCGGCCACTACCGGCTGCTGCCCGCGACCGGCCGCACCCATCAGCTGCGGGTCCACATGAACGCGCTGGGGCTGCCGTTGGTGGACGATCCGGTCTATCCCGTGGTGGAGCCGGACCCGGAGCGCGAGGACTTCGGGCGCCCACTGCAACTGCTCGCGAAAGTACTGGAGTTCACCGATCCGGTCACGGGTGTGCCGCGCCGCTTCGAGAGCGGCCTGCGGCTCTCCGCGTGGCCGGACCGGTGA
- a CDS encoding MBL fold metallo-hydrolase, protein MAARIDHLVTSGTFALDGGEWDVDNNVWIVGDDTEAVVIDAAHDAAAIEAALGGRTLRAIICTHAHNDHIDAAPALADATGAPILLHPDDLPLWQQTHPDRAPDGELADGQELEVAGTRLTVLHTPGHAPGAVCLHAPGLSTVFTGDTLFQGGPGATGRSFSHFPTIIDSIRDRLLALPPETAVRTGHGDSTSIGAEAPQLQDWINRGH, encoded by the coding sequence ATGGCCGCCCGCATCGACCACCTGGTCACGTCCGGCACCTTCGCCCTCGACGGCGGCGAGTGGGACGTCGACAACAACGTCTGGATCGTCGGCGACGACACCGAGGCCGTCGTCATCGACGCCGCCCACGACGCCGCCGCGATCGAGGCCGCACTCGGCGGGCGTACGCTGCGCGCGATCATCTGCACCCACGCGCACAACGACCACATCGACGCGGCTCCGGCCCTGGCCGACGCGACCGGCGCGCCGATCCTGCTGCACCCGGACGACCTGCCGCTCTGGCAGCAGACCCACCCGGACCGCGCCCCCGACGGCGAACTCGCCGACGGCCAGGAGCTGGAGGTGGCGGGGACTCGCCTCACGGTGCTGCACACCCCGGGCCACGCCCCGGGCGCGGTCTGCCTCCACGCCCCCGGGCTGAGCACCGTCTTCACCGGGGACACGCTCTTCCAGGGCGGGCCGGGCGCCACCGGGCGGTCCTTCTCGCACTTCCCGACGATCATCGACTCGATCAGGGACCGGCTGCTCGCCCTTCCGCCGGAGACCGCCGTCCGCACCGGACACGGCGACTCCACCAGCATCGGCGCGGAGGCGCCGCAGCTGCAGGACTGGATCAACCGCGGCCACTGA
- a CDS encoding S-(hydroxymethyl)mycothiol dehydrogenase — protein sequence MAQQVRGVIAPGKNEPVRVETILVPDPGPGEAVVKIQACGVCHTDLHYKQGGINDDFPFLLGHEAAGVVESVGEGVTDVEPGDFVVLNWRAVCGQCRACLRGRPWYCFDTHNAKQKMTLLDGTELSPALGIGAFAEKTLVAAGQCTKVDPEVSPAVAGLLGCGVMAGIGAAINTGQVGRGDSVAVIGCGGVGDAAIAGARLAGAAKIIAVDIDDRKLETAKRMGATHTVNSRSGDPVEAIRALTDGNGADVVIEAVGRPETYKQAFYARDLAGTVVLVGVPTPEMQLELPLLDVFGRGGSLKSSWYGDCLPSRDFPMLIDLHQQGRLDLGAFVTETIQLDEIEQAFARMHDGDVLRSVVIL from the coding sequence ATGGCGCAGCAGGTACGAGGGGTCATCGCACCGGGAAAGAACGAGCCCGTGCGGGTGGAGACGATCCTGGTGCCGGACCCGGGCCCCGGTGAGGCCGTGGTCAAGATCCAGGCGTGCGGCGTCTGCCACACCGACCTGCACTACAAGCAGGGCGGCATCAACGACGACTTCCCGTTCCTGCTCGGTCACGAGGCCGCGGGTGTCGTGGAGTCCGTCGGCGAGGGCGTCACCGACGTCGAGCCCGGCGACTTCGTCGTCCTCAACTGGCGCGCGGTGTGCGGTCAGTGCCGTGCCTGTCTGCGCGGCCGCCCCTGGTACTGCTTCGACACCCACAACGCGAAGCAGAAGATGACCCTCCTGGACGGCACGGAGCTCTCCCCGGCGCTCGGCATCGGCGCGTTCGCCGAGAAGACCCTCGTCGCCGCAGGCCAGTGCACCAAGGTCGACCCCGAGGTCTCCCCGGCCGTCGCGGGTCTGCTCGGCTGCGGAGTCATGGCGGGAATCGGCGCGGCCATCAACACCGGCCAGGTCGGCCGCGGCGACTCGGTCGCCGTCATCGGCTGCGGCGGCGTCGGCGACGCGGCGATCGCCGGTGCGCGGCTCGCGGGAGCGGCGAAGATCATCGCGGTCGACATCGACGACCGCAAGCTGGAGACGGCGAAGAGGATGGGCGCCACCCACACCGTCAACTCCCGCTCCGGCGACCCCGTCGAGGCGATCCGCGCGCTCACCGACGGCAACGGCGCCGACGTCGTCATCGAGGCGGTCGGACGCCCCGAGACGTACAAGCAGGCCTTCTACGCCCGTGACCTGGCAGGCACCGTCGTCCTCGTCGGCGTGCCCACCCCGGAGATGCAGCTCGAACTCCCGCTCCTGGACGTGTTCGGACGCGGCGGTTCGCTCAAGTCGTCCTGGTACGGCGACTGCCTCCCCTCGCGCGACTTCCCGATGCTGATCGACCTGCACCAGCAGGGACGCCTCGACCTGGGCGCCTTCGTCACCGAGACCATCCAGCTCGACGAGATCGAGCAGGCCTTCGCCCGGATGCACGACGGCGACGTCCTGCGCTCGGTGGTGATCCTCTGA